From Pseudobdellovibrio exovorus JSS, a single genomic window includes:
- the mnhG gene encoding monovalent cation/H(+) antiporter subunit G: MIQDILVALFLLMGVGFVLLAALGALRFQDALTRMAAVSKASTLGLTLIFCAVIIHTVTWAESFKAILTILLLWLSTPIASHLLGRAAVLTDENLLPQTQGKELLEEIKKNQ, encoded by the coding sequence ATGATACAGGACATACTTGTAGCTTTATTTTTACTAATGGGCGTGGGCTTTGTACTTTTAGCAGCACTCGGAGCTTTGCGATTTCAAGATGCGTTAACTCGGATGGCGGCAGTTTCTAAAGCGTCTACGTTGGGACTCACTTTAATTTTTTGTGCTGTAATTATTCATACCGTGACTTGGGCAGAATCTTTTAAAGCAATATTAACGATATTGCTTCTTTGGCTTTCGACTCCGATTGCCTCGCATCTATTAGGAAGAGCTGCGGTGCTAACTGATGAAAACCTCTTGCCACAAACACAGGGGAAAGAGTTACTTGAGGAAATTAAAAAGAATCAGTAA
- a CDS encoding monovalent cation/H+ antiporter complex subunit F: MLNAVFVIAFVVMMMALLFAIIRLWQGPSTVDRIVIFDLFASIAIGLMAIAFLWLDTSIMLDVGLLLSVVAFVGTIGFARYTESREAE; the protein is encoded by the coding sequence ATGCTAAACGCGGTGTTTGTAATTGCTTTCGTAGTGATGATGATGGCGTTGCTGTTTGCTATTATTCGTCTTTGGCAAGGCCCGAGTACAGTTGATCGTATCGTGATCTTTGATCTTTTTGCTTCTATTGCGATTGGCTTGATGGCCATAGCCTTTCTGTGGCTCGATACATCTATTATGTTAGATGTTGGCCTGTTGCTCAGTGTGGTGGCCTTTGTTGGAACGATAGGTTTTGCCCGTTATACAGAATCACGGGAGGCAGAATGA